Proteins from one Salaquimonas pukyongi genomic window:
- a CDS encoding flagellin produces the protein MSSINTNPSAMTALQSLKVTNKALEDTQNAISTGFRVASARDNAAYWSIATTMRSDNKALSTVQDALGLGAATVDVMYTAVSSSIDAVDEIKAKLVAAREPGVDRAKIQSEISELQAQLRGNAEAASFSGENWLAVDSSLPNYTATKEVVSSFSRSDTGVAVSTITIDLTTVKLYDDNDQSGVLDTETTTTGGGAVTVSVSTLDITAANIDNTDIDELISFVDSALLQMTTTATHLGSAQARIELQQSFVSNLMDAVDRGIGQLVDADLNEESTRLQALQVQQQLGIQSLSIANANSQNILSLFRG, from the coding sequence ATGTCCAGTATCAATACCAACCCCTCGGCCATGACTGCTCTGCAGTCTTTGAAGGTTACGAACAAGGCTCTGGAAGATACCCAGAACGCCATTTCGACCGGCTTCAGGGTTGCGTCAGCGCGGGACAATGCAGCCTATTGGTCGATCGCGACAACCATGCGGTCGGACAACAAGGCACTTTCCACGGTGCAGGATGCACTCGGCCTGGGCGCTGCTACTGTCGACGTGATGTATACTGCGGTTTCTTCCAGCATTGATGCAGTCGACGAGATTAAGGCCAAGTTGGTTGCTGCCCGTGAGCCTGGCGTTGACCGGGCAAAAATCCAGTCCGAAATCAGCGAATTGCAGGCCCAGTTGCGGGGAAACGCGGAGGCAGCTTCATTCTCCGGAGAGAACTGGCTGGCAGTCGATTCAAGCCTCCCGAACTATACAGCGACGAAAGAGGTGGTCTCTTCCTTCAGCCGCAGCGATACAGGTGTGGCAGTCAGCACGATTACCATCGACCTGACCACTGTGAAGCTTTACGACGACAACGACCAGAGCGGCGTTCTTGATACGGAAACCACTACCACCGGCGGCGGGGCGGTCACGGTTTCGGTTTCCACACTGGATATTACCGCCGCCAACATCGACAACACCGATATCGACGAGTTGATCTCGTTCGTGGATTCGGCGCTTTTGCAGATGACAACCACGGCAACCCATTTGGGTTCTGCCCAGGCACGCATTGAATTGCAGCAGAGTTTCGTGAGCAATCTCATGGATGCGGTGGATCGCGGCATAGGCCAACTGGTTGATGCCGACTTAAACGAGGAATCAACCAGGCTGCAGGCGCTGCAGGTGCAACAGCAGCTTGGCATTCAGTCGCTTTCCATTGCCAATGCCAACAGCCAGAATATTCTGTCGCTGTTCCGCGGCTAG
- a CDS encoding flagellin, producing the protein MSSINTNVAAMTALKSLQMTNASLEKTQNAISTGYRVADSKDNAAYWSIATTMRSDNKALGTVQDALGLGAAKLDTTYTGLNAAIDVVDEIKAKLVAAREPGVDKAKVQAEISELQSNLTSIATAASFSGENWLSVDSGAADYSGTKDVVASFNRASDGSVSVGTISIDITSTELFDADDQSGILDTTTTTTGGGAVTVSVSTLDITAANIDDTDMDELISHVDSALQDMTTAAADIGSAAKRVDLQTDFIGNLMNAIDRGIGQLVDADMSEESTKLQALQTQQQLGIQALAIANAGAQSILSLFR; encoded by the coding sequence ATGTCCAGTATCAATACAAACGTCGCGGCGATGACGGCTTTGAAGTCGCTGCAGATGACCAACGCGTCCTTGGAAAAGACGCAGAATGCAATCTCTACGGGGTACCGGGTTGCAGATTCCAAAGACAACGCTGCCTACTGGTCGATTGCGACCACCATGCGCTCCGACAACAAGGCCCTTGGCACGGTGCAGGACGCACTGGGTCTTGGCGCTGCCAAACTCGACACCACGTATACTGGTCTTAACGCCGCTATCGATGTGGTTGACGAGATCAAGGCCAAGCTGGTGGCTGCTCGTGAACCGGGTGTTGACAAGGCCAAGGTGCAGGCAGAAATTTCCGAGCTGCAGAGTAACCTGACATCAATTGCCACTGCGGCTTCATTCTCAGGTGAGAACTGGTTGAGTGTTGATTCCGGTGCAGCTGACTATTCAGGCACGAAAGATGTCGTTGCATCTTTCAATCGTGCTTCGGACGGTAGTGTTTCAGTTGGCACGATCTCAATCGATATCACCAGCACGGAGCTGTTCGATGCTGATGACCAGAGCGGTATCCTGGACACTACTACTACTACCACCGGTGGCGGTGCTGTAACTGTCTCGGTCTCCACGCTCGACATTACCGCTGCCAACATCGACGATACGGATATGGATGAACTCATTTCCCATGTCGATAGTGCGCTGCAGGACATGACCACAGCTGCCGCCGACATTGGTTCGGCTGCCAAACGTGTTGATCTTCAAACCGACTTCATTGGCAATCTGATGAATGCCATTGATCGTGGCATTGGCCAGCTCGTCGACGCCGACATGAGCGAGGAATCAACCAAGCTGCAGGCGCTGCAGACGCAGCAACAGCTGGGTATTCAGGCCCTGGCGATCGCCAACGCCGGTGCTCAGAGCATCCTGTCGCTGTTCCGCTAA